A part of Paenibacillus donghaensis genomic DNA contains:
- the kduI gene encoding 5-dehydro-4-deoxy-D-glucuronate isomerase, with protein sequence MERRFASHPNEVKQFDTERLRKEFHIPVIFAPDELKLVLTHEDRMIVGGANPVNGEVVLTTDLKELGVSYFLERRELGVINVGGKGSVVVDGTEFELDNKECLYVSQGSKDVVFKSADAAAPAKFYLNSAPAHQAYPTAKATLETSESGAMGGSENSNERTIHRFIHANGVQSAQLVMGMTQLKPGSMWNTMPSHTHPRRMEAYFYFDLPDDAIVFHLMGQPTETRHIVMHNEQAVISPSWSIHSGVGTHNYTFIWSMAGDNKRYDDMDPVSMKELQ encoded by the coding sequence ATGGAAAGACGTTTCGCATCCCACCCCAATGAGGTTAAGCAGTTTGACACTGAACGCCTGCGCAAGGAATTCCATATCCCAGTGATTTTTGCTCCGGATGAATTGAAGCTTGTATTGACGCACGAGGATCGGATGATTGTCGGCGGAGCTAATCCGGTAAACGGAGAGGTTGTATTGACAACCGACCTGAAAGAGCTGGGAGTCAGCTATTTCCTGGAACGCCGCGAGCTGGGCGTAATCAATGTCGGCGGCAAAGGTTCAGTTGTGGTCGATGGAACGGAATTTGAACTGGACAATAAAGAATGCCTGTATGTGAGCCAAGGCTCCAAAGATGTAGTATTCAAGAGCGCCGATGCTGCAGCTCCAGCGAAGTTCTACCTGAATTCCGCACCTGCACACCAGGCTTACCCTACTGCCAAAGCAACCCTGGAAACTTCCGAATCCGGTGCAATGGGCGGCAGCGAGAACTCCAATGAGCGTACAATTCACCGTTTCATCCACGCCAATGGCGTGCAGAGCGCACAGCTCGTCATGGGTATGACCCAGCTGAAACCAGGCAGCATGTGGAATACAATGCCATCCCATACCCACCCGCGCCGCATGGAAGCTTATTTCTACTTTGATCTTCCAGACGATGCAATTGTGTTCCATCTGATGGGTCAGCCTACAGAAACCCGTCACATCGTAATGCACAACGAGCAAGCCGTAATTTCCCCAAGCTGGTCGATCCACAGCGGCGTTGGAACTCATAACTATACTTTCATCTGGAGTATGGCTGGCGACAACAAAAGATATGATGATATGGACCCCGTATCCATGAAAGAATTACAATAG
- a CDS encoding DeoR/GlpR family DNA-binding transcription regulator, with amino-acid sequence MNPIRRHEMIMAVLLNQKDVTVHELSEKLQVTGKTIREDLSKLEEQGLIQRVHGGAVLAQSDQFGILPSKDPLDKYSEEKTEIALRALSHIVPDDIVALDGGSTTLEIARRLANMPLTVITNDVYIISELVPKDHIRLVVPGGYRVRNMLAGPEAVAYVKTLNIQKAFLSATAVNIEQGLSIYTGDFIEYKQALVSTASLVYAVVDHHKFGQTALRTFASLQEVDVVLTDKGLSAEIVEQFRGIGVNIECG; translated from the coding sequence ATGAACCCGATACGACGGCATGAGATGATTATGGCAGTTTTGCTGAACCAAAAGGATGTTACTGTACATGAGCTGAGCGAGAAGCTTCAGGTCACCGGCAAAACCATCCGCGAGGATTTAAGCAAGCTGGAGGAGCAAGGGTTGATACAGCGTGTACACGGCGGTGCCGTGCTGGCGCAGAGCGACCAATTCGGCATACTTCCCTCCAAGGACCCGCTGGACAAATATTCCGAAGAGAAAACGGAGATTGCCCTGCGCGCACTGTCGCATATTGTGCCTGATGATATCGTGGCTCTGGACGGCGGCAGCACCACGCTGGAGATTGCCCGCAGGCTGGCCAACATGCCGCTTACGGTTATAACCAATGATGTTTATATCATCAGCGAGCTGGTCCCGAAGGATCATATCCGTCTGGTCGTCCCCGGCGGCTACCGCGTTCGCAACATGCTGGCCGGTCCCGAGGCGGTAGCGTATGTGAAGACTCTGAATATACAAAAAGCTTTTTTGTCGGCTACGGCTGTCAACATCGAGCAAGGCCTCTCCATTTATACCGGAGATTTCATTGAATACAAGCAAGCGCTTGTCTCTACGGCAAGCCTAGTTTATGCGGTTGTCGACCACCACAAATTTGGCCAAACGGCGCTGCGCACCTTCGCTTCCCTCCAGGAAGTTGACGTGGTGCTGACGGACAAAGGGCTGTCTGCTGAGATTGTAGAGCAGTTTCGCGGTATCGGCGTGAACATTGAATGTGGCTAA
- the kduD gene encoding 2-dehydro-3-deoxy-D-gluconate 5-dehydrogenase KduD — protein sequence MSTLFSLAGKTAIVTGAAQGLGQGIALAFAEAGADVISASLNSSEETVKAAEAFGVKALSLESDLSDHTQLQAMFDKALEFTGKVDILVNCAGMIRRTPAKDHSEKDWFDVINLNQNTVFLLSQIAGRHFLERGNGKIINICSMLSYQGGINVPGYTASKHAVAGLTKAFANEWAGSGLNINAIAPGYMATENTAPIRADQSRSDSILDRIPAARWGTPEDLKGPAVFLASAASDYLNGHILNVDGGWLAR from the coding sequence ATGTCAACATTATTCAGCTTGGCAGGTAAAACTGCAATCGTAACGGGCGCAGCCCAAGGTCTTGGACAAGGTATCGCTTTGGCATTCGCTGAAGCAGGCGCAGATGTAATCTCCGCTTCCCTTAACAGCAGTGAAGAAACCGTAAAGGCTGCCGAAGCTTTTGGCGTAAAAGCACTGAGCCTGGAGTCCGACCTGAGTGATCACACTCAGCTGCAGGCTATGTTCGACAAAGCCCTTGAATTCACTGGAAAAGTAGATATCCTTGTGAACTGCGCAGGCATGATCCGCCGTACTCCAGCCAAAGACCACAGCGAAAAAGACTGGTTCGACGTAATCAACCTGAACCAGAACACCGTCTTCCTGTTGTCCCAAATCGCCGGCCGCCACTTCCTGGAAAGAGGAAACGGCAAAATCATCAACATCTGCTCCATGCTCTCCTACCAGGGCGGAATCAACGTTCCAGGCTACACTGCAAGTAAACACGCCGTTGCCGGTTTGACCAAAGCCTTCGCCAATGAATGGGCAGGTTCCGGTCTGAACATCAACGCCATTGCACCTGGATACATGGCTACTGAGAACACTGCACCAATCCGTGCCGACCAGAGCCGTTCCGACTCCATTCTGGACCGTATTCCAGCAGCTCGTTGGGGAACTCCTGAAGATCTTAAGGGGCCAGCCGTATTCCTGGCTTCCGCAGCTTCCGACTACCTGAACGGACACATTCTGAATGTAGACGGCGGATGGTTGGCTAGATAA
- a CDS encoding beta-galactosidase translates to MSTKLPAISSKVPVMLHGADYNPEQWLKYPHIFEEDLRLMKLAGCNVMSVGIFSWVSLEREEGVFTFEWLDHVLDSFAKNGIYAFLATPSGARPAWMSDKYPEVLRVERNRVRNLHGVRHNHCFTSPVYRDKTAIINTKLAERYAHHPAVIGWHISNEFGGECHCDYCQNAFRDWLKVKYNNDLEELNHAWWATFWSHTYTSWDQVESPAPHGENQLHGLNLDWRRFVSDQTINFCQHEMDAVRSFNPELPITTNMHMIDAIDYRKLAKILDVVSWDAYPDWHYTTDDDDARLAAWTAMHHDMYRTLKQKPFLLMESTPSLTNWQIVSKLKRPGMHKLSSLQAVAHGSDSVQYFQWRKSRGSSEKFHGAVLDHSGHAETRVFRDVAEVGRTLAGMDEVVGTTTPVQTAIIYDWDNRWAVKDAQGIRNSGLHFEETVLQHYRALWEQGIPVDIIGIDDDLSAYKLVIAPMLYLISEANGKRIERFVEQGGTFLATYWSGVVGETDLCHLGGFPGPLRRTLGIWAEETEGLHSRDLNGLVMQPGNMLKLSGDYDAHEIAELIHLEGAEALGHYRSDFYAGQPALTVNRLGEGRAYHLATRVKDNAFYTELYAAIADKADIRRTLDSELPIGVTAALRSDGEQDYVFVQNFSGSPQTVELDGREYTDLESGAAAGKMLELPVNGLAMLRRKSL, encoded by the coding sequence ATGAGTACAAAACTTCCGGCAATCAGTAGCAAAGTGCCAGTGATGTTGCACGGAGCCGATTATAACCCCGAGCAATGGCTGAAATATCCACATATTTTTGAAGAAGATCTGCGTCTTATGAAGCTGGCAGGCTGCAATGTGATGTCTGTTGGCATTTTCTCCTGGGTATCGCTGGAGCGTGAGGAAGGCGTATTCACTTTTGAATGGCTGGACCATGTGCTAGATTCTTTTGCTAAGAACGGCATCTACGCTTTCCTGGCTACCCCAAGCGGAGCCCGTCCGGCCTGGATGTCGGACAAGTATCCTGAAGTCCTGCGTGTGGAACGCAACCGTGTCCGCAACCTGCATGGGGTACGCCACAATCACTGCTTCACTTCTCCGGTCTACCGGGACAAAACAGCGATCATCAACACCAAGCTCGCTGAGCGCTACGCTCATCATCCCGCAGTAATCGGCTGGCATATCTCCAATGAGTTCGGTGGCGAATGCCACTGCGACTATTGCCAGAATGCCTTCAGAGACTGGCTCAAAGTCAAATACAACAATGATCTGGAAGAACTGAACCATGCCTGGTGGGCCACTTTCTGGAGCCACACCTACACCTCGTGGGATCAGGTGGAATCCCCAGCCCCGCACGGCGAGAACCAGCTGCATGGCCTGAATCTGGATTGGCGGCGGTTTGTCAGCGACCAGACGATCAACTTCTGCCAGCATGAGATGGACGCCGTGCGCAGCTTCAATCCCGAGCTGCCTATCACCACAAATATGCATATGATTGACGCCATTGATTACCGCAAGCTGGCCAAGATTCTCGACGTAGTCTCCTGGGACGCTTACCCGGATTGGCATTATACCACAGATGACGACGATGCCCGTCTGGCCGCCTGGACAGCGATGCACCACGATATGTACCGCACGCTGAAGCAGAAGCCGTTCCTGTTGATGGAGAGCACACCGTCCCTGACGAACTGGCAGATTGTCAGCAAGTTGAAACGACCGGGCATGCACAAGCTGTCCTCGCTTCAGGCCGTGGCACATGGCTCGGATTCGGTGCAATATTTCCAGTGGCGCAAAAGCCGCGGCTCGAGCGAGAAATTCCACGGTGCGGTCCTCGACCATAGCGGACATGCGGAAACCCGTGTCTTCCGTGACGTGGCCGAAGTGGGCCGGACATTGGCTGGCATGGACGAGGTGGTAGGTACGACGACCCCGGTACAGACAGCGATTATCTACGACTGGGACAACCGCTGGGCGGTGAAGGATGCACAGGGCATCCGCAATTCCGGGCTTCATTTTGAAGAAACAGTTCTGCAGCATTACCGCGCACTCTGGGAGCAGGGTATTCCGGTGGATATTATTGGCATCGATGATGATCTGTCCGCCTACAAGCTGGTCATTGCTCCCATGCTCTATCTGATCAGCGAAGCCAACGGCAAACGGATCGAGCGATTCGTAGAGCAGGGCGGTACCTTCCTGGCGACCTATTGGTCTGGTGTTGTCGGCGAAACGGATCTCTGCCATCTGGGAGGATTCCCCGGGCCGCTGCGCAGAACACTCGGCATCTGGGCAGAAGAGACGGAAGGACTACACAGCCGTGATCTGAACGGCTTGGTTATGCAGCCGGGCAATATGCTGAAGCTGAGCGGCGATTATGACGCCCATGAGATTGCTGAGCTGATCCACCTGGAAGGCGCGGAGGCTCTTGGCCATTACCGCAGTGATTTCTATGCTGGACAACCGGCGCTGACCGTGAACCGTTTGGGTGAAGGACGTGCGTACCACCTGGCTACACGTGTCAAAGACAACGCCTTCTATACCGAGCTGTATGCGGCGATTGCCGATAAGGCTGATATTAGACGCACCCTGGATAGCGAGCTGCCGATTGGCGTAACCGCAGCGCTGCGCTCGGATGGAGAACAGGATTATGTGTTCGTACAGAACTTCAGCGGCAGCCCGCAGACCGTGGAGCTGGACGGCAGAGAATATACGGACCTGGAGTCAGGCGCCGCTGCAGGTAAGATGCTGGAGCTGCCGGTGAACGGCCTGGCTATGCTGAGAAGAAAATCACTTTAA